AAATTCAAAAATTTCGAGAAAAATAAAGACAATAAGTTAAGCTAAATTTAAGTTTATTGACTAAAAAAGCTAAAATTTTAACTTAAAAAGTAAAATTATGAAATTTTTAAACTACTTTTTTAGTTTAAAACACTAACAAAAATCATAAAAAAATACAACTATTATTTAAACTCAATGCAAATAGAAAGCTCATTTTTATTTATGATGAGCCTAAAAAAACATATGAAGTTTTGAAAGAACAATAATTCAAAGCCTTAAATTTATAGATTTCTAAACGGGTGAATTTAAGGCATTCCATCATATTTAAAAACATAATGGAAAATTCGCGCTATTTGATTTTTTTCATGCAAAAAAACATAATTAATCCCCCTAATTCAATATCAAAATTTATTAATTCATTCTTAGTGAGGTTTATTATAACATAATTTTTTCTTAGACCAAACATTTTTTTTTTTTTTTTTGCAAAAGCTTAGATTTAAAATAATAAAAATTAAGGTTTTGCCTCAAAAAACATGGATTTGACGGTATTTTTGCATATTTATACTCAGTAAAAAGTGAATTTTTGCATCAAACTGGGAAAGCTCAGGAAAAAAATAAAAACAATAAGTTAAGCCAGATTTAGGTTTATTTACTAAAAAAGGACAATAAAAAAACTTTTTAGCTAAAAAGTTTTTTTTAACGTTTTCTTGGTCTTTTTTCTTAATTTATAGCAGAAGGAGGACGTATGAATAAAAAATTAATCCATTATGCAATCAAATATAAAGGGGATTATTTTTCAATCCAAAAGGCAATTCAACAAAATGAAGAGGTAAGTGATGAGCAAATAGAAAAAATTGAACAATTAATTAATTCAGGGGAGGTTAGGGCAATTACAATTACAGATAAAAATTACCCTGAATCCTTACGGATTCTTAAAAACCCACCATATGTGATATTTTATAGTGGCAATATCGAATTTTTAAACGACCTACAGCCAAAAGCTTCGCTAATTGGTGAAAATTACATCCCCCAGGTTCAAAATTTTTTTAATCGTTCACTTGATCAAATAATAAAAAGACACGTTTTAGTAACAAATGCATATAAAGGAGTGGAACAAAAAGTAATGGAATTTTTCCGTTTACATGAAATACCAATTATTGGCGTTTCAGTAAATGGTGTTGAAAATCCTTGAATGTTTGAAAATTTTAAAGACTACGATAAATTATTGATAATTTCTGAATACCCTAAGGGGGTTAACATTAATAAAAAACGGCTAATCCAACGGAATCGATTAGTTGCTGCCCTTAGTAATTTTTTAGTGATTTATTCACTCAGACAAAAAGGTGGATCACAAA
The sequence above is a segment of the Mesomycoplasma ovipneumoniae genome. Coding sequences within it:
- a CDS encoding DNA-processing protein DprA, whose protein sequence is MNKKLIHYAIKYKGDYFSIQKAIQQNEEVSDEQIEKIEQLINSGEVRAITITDKNYPESLRILKNPPYVIFYSGNIEFLNDLQPKASLIGENYIPQVQNFFNRSLDQIIKRHVLVTNAYKGVEQKVMEFFRLHEIPIIGVSVNGVENPWMFENFKDYDKLLIISEYPKGVNINKKRLIQRNRLVAALSNFLVIYSLRQKGGSQNLVNYFLDLGKEIYCFYDDNYENLIDFKGSFDLIYQGANWITEIKDVHYKIGMGEE